tggcagttccagtggccatccTCCAGACTCGCTGGCGCAAAGGAAGGGACGGCATGCGCGAACAAGTCAAGATACAATGGTCTAATTCTTTACATCTGGGCACCACTTGGGAGGACAGAAGTAATCTCCAGGCCAGATTTCCACATGCagaggcttgggggcaagcctcgACTCAAGGAGAAGGGGATGTCAGCGCACCTGACGCGCCGGACCCGCAGGGCAGCGACCATGCCAGCAACAGCACTGCCCAGCGGCCCACCAGACAGAAGCGGCCTAACCCATGAGTCCACGGGCCAGAATGGGCCTAACTGAGCCGACGGATACTTAAGGAGGAGACAGCGGAAGAGGAAGGCATCCAGTGGATCAACGAACCGGCGGCCGCTACCTACCTCTCTCTCCCGAACCCTAGTTCTTATGTTCTTCCCATTCGAGCGACGCTCCCTTGTACTCGATCTGTAATAAGCTACTACTTCAGAGAGCAATAGATCGATCTCGCACTGTTATCCTACCAATTTCCTTGAAGATTTATTTGACAGTGAGATGtgggctgaactccctaaagattcGACGGAGATGACATGTTTTTCGCTTGCACGGGGTTTGTTACAAAGTGGCACTGGGAGTTTTGGGTGATGTTCACAAGATTAATCCTAACTTGAGGATTGAAGTGTGCCTTCGAAATGGATTTCGAGTCATGGGGATATTGAAAACCTGCAATTTACAGTACAATTTTGCTCGTGTTGACATCATGAGGTGTTGGGATCTTCTTGCACTGAAGGTCCGGCCACAACCGCTTTAGAATGGGTGTATTGCTGTGCGGGGAGGTTTTGCTGCCCGAAAGCAATCTCGATTGGAAAGCACTTGTGGTCTCCACTTGTAAAATCACTAGACCTGGGGTTGGAGGTCCTCTAATTGATAATCGTGGGAATCTTCTTGGAATGAACTTCTGTCACCATGAAGAGACGCCGTTCCTCCCGTGCTATGCCATTCAAGAACACATAGATACTACTACTGGTGCTTTGTTGGGGCATGCTTATTTTGACACTTATTTGAGGGAAGCTGATACTATCGAGTGCGACGGAAATCCTCCATCGCAAGAAAAGACATACAAATGGCATTTGCCCAAGCCATGTTTTTTCCGGCCAGAATTCAGGGAAACCAAACCCAAACACTTTAAGAGGGCGAACGTCATGGTGGCAAAAGAATGAACGTACTTTTCTTCCGGAGTATGAAAGTGTCTGCTTCCTGTTGCTCGCGCTGTAATGATGTGAAACCGATAACCGAACGTGCTGAATTCAAGCTGTCATTTGAGTGGATTGTTGAGGATTTTGGGCTGTGCCCTGTCAGGCCAAGGGTTGTGAGGGCGATCAGGCCAAGGATTCCTTCGGCTCGTGAGCCTTCAAATCAGTCAATGCAGAGGCACTTCGGGCATGTATGCCGGGTTTGGCAATGGTTAAAATTTCGTACTTGAAGCCAGGGTTGGGGCTTAGCTTCTGGATGTCAGGTTGTTTTGTAAGCTTGGGTCAAAATTCTCGGCTAAGCTGTGGACTGGTACGGTCTTGTATTCCTTGTCTAGGTTGTGGCTCTGAGCAGAGTTGGTGATGTTGCCGGGTAGGCCTTTTGGTTTGTTTGTTCCCTTTTCTGGTTGAAACCGTGAAATGGTTGTAGTAGCACACTAGGTATATTCTTTGAAATGGAAATAGAGGAACCCCTTTATATTAGGAAAAAGAAAGAAGATGATCCTCTTCTTCTTGCCGCTCGTGTCTTTCTCTGTTTGGTGCTTCTATTTTCAGTTCAAATTTATCTCTCCATCAATCCCACCAAAATTAATTCATCAGTTTAAGTTTACATGGTACATTTAACATTCAGCGTGATTTGATGGACTCCATTTGTGACACTTAGCACTGCTTATAAAGTTGTACAAGGGAAGAATCCATTTCTTGAATACAAACggtagaagaaaagaagaggatatTCACTTGATATTGTTTGTTTTGAGGATAGTCAATGGTGCACCCATAGTAATATAAATGATTGCCTAACTAATTGTTTATGTTTTCCATAGTAATATGGGCCTTGATGATGCGTCTGCTAATTTGCCTAATCCTGGTTCTTGCTCATATCTTGACTTCGCTCCACCTCTGGGGCCAACACAATTTCCAAATCCACCACTACTGGACAATTAACCTCTGCCAGTTACACAGGAGTGTGTTTTGAACATTCTTAATCATGCAGGCCAAGCATTAGTTATTCTAGAACAAGCAACGATCACAGACGCAACTTGTTGCCGGTCACAGTTCATAGCATatcaagcaacttgatcatgaattcATGATCGACGCATCTGGATGACACGACACCTTTTGCCTCCTAAGTTAATTAGGCGCCGCGTGGTGTGATGATTCGGGTGGATCAAAATCGTAGGCGAGGCGAGACAGAGCCGTGACGACGGTGCCGATGGGCGCTCTCATGGCATGATCTTTGTGGGATGCACACCGAAGCAACTTCGAGGGCCTCCTGCAAGTCCAAGGacggatatcgcccctgcagcgcCGGGTCTGCCATCCGGCGGAACTGGCTCCTGTCCTTCAGCATTGTTCGGGCCTGACCCAACAACAAACATCAGTACACGACATCACTCGGATCGTTCATGGCGAAACAAGAAGTAGTAAATAGAATCCAAAACCTTGGCTAATTAATTTACCCATGTGACAAGGTGCCGATCCTCGACATCATGGGGGGGATCGGTGGCCCTCCGCCCGGTGATCATCTCCAGCAGCACGACGCCGAAGCCATAAACACTCGACCCCGGAAACAGCTTCCCGGTCATCACGGTCTCGGGGGCCATAGTACCCCATGTCCCGCGGGTGATAGCAGCCACTGCAGACAGCTGGTCATGCTCCGCCAGTCCATATTGGGACAGCTTTGGGCGGTAGCCGTCTCCGAGCAAGATGTTCGAACTTTTGACGCATCGGTAGAGGACACCTTTGTCGTGCATATACTCCAACCCTCTGACCACACCGGCGGCAATGTTCATCCTCGTGTTCCAGTCCAGCGGTGCTTTGCCTGGAGATGAACCTGATGGTCACAAGATGACCAGGTGGTTAACTTTTTTTTCTTAATTGATCATCAGGTGGTTAACTAACACAACCTCAAACGAATCATGAATGCAGTTATAAGCTTTGTAGCTAGATTGTTGGCATGCATATAAGTCGCACGTACGCACTTGCTTACCGTGGAGGTGATCTTCCAGAGAACCGAATGGCATGTACTCGTGAACCAAGATCCGGTGACGGCCATCCGCACAAAAGCCAATAAGATTGACAAGATTTGGGTGGCGCAGCCCGCTCATCATCAGCGCAAGGGCAAGAAACTCTGTATTATCTTGCTCCGCTGATCCACCTGGATCAACAGCATGCTGCAGTTTTATAGCAACGACCTACAGATGTAGATGTTGATTGATCAATCATTTTTTCCCTCACATCGATCATGTCGTCAACTCGCCACGGTACGATACGTATGAAACTAATAAGTAAAAACAAAAGAATTGTCACCTGATTGATGCTCTTGAGGAAGCCTTTATAAAGACCATCCTCCCGACCAACGATGCGGCAGGCATCGCTGAAGTTTCTTGTCGCCGCCGCGAGCTCCTTGAAGGAGAAAGTTCGTGCCACGGCGCCAGGGATGCTGCTGGTGTGTGCATTGGCCGGGGCAGAACGTGGGACCTCCTTCTTCCTCGCGCTCAAGCAGGGGAAACAGCTTGCCATGTTCAGCTTGACACCGGCTTAGCTTCCTTTTGCCAGATCTGTGTGTCAACCAGAACAGGATTTGTGTTGCATTTTCAATAGAAAAACTTATTAGCTTCACAGCAGGTCAGTTGACATTGTACTACGGAAACATATGTCGCTAAAAGTTCAAATAGCAATGTTATGTTTACCGGAGTTTTGCTAGACTCGTCTCACGGGCGGAAGGGGGTTTGAGTTGAATTCACAGGGTGTGAAGAAATAACATGAATGATCTTATAGACTCTCCTGTTTATACTGAAATTTTGAAGTCATATGTTGAATTGCTTCAACGTTAGCGTTATCTCCAATTTTGTTGTCTAGAAACTTTGAATACATGTTTCCTCGTGTGCCTTGAATGACCAGGGGCTTGGCTAAAATATGTTATCATCCTCAAGAAATGCGCCACTGGTGTAGGTCTGGCACCTTTTTTGTCCTGCCACATTTTCATTTCTGAACTTGGCTCTAGTGCGAGACTCTGAACAATTGAACATACATAGGTGATGATAACTATCTCCTTTTTATTTGAGAACGTGATGATAACTATCGTTTTTCTGTGACACTGATGGATGAGGAATTAACAACTAGCTCTACCATTATACAGTTATGTAAGTATGAGTTAATAGTTTTGGGTGAGACAATATAGATCAATACGTACTACAACTACAAGAGATGACACATGCATCTACCTCTGCATGCTCTAAGGCTCGTGAAGATAAGGTGGATAGCACCGCAAATAATCAGCAATAAACCTTACGGACGATCGTGTCGTTACGTGTCTTGAATCATATATGTTCATGAGTGGTAACATACACGGATCCGCCCGATGCCTAAGTAAGAACTAACACGAAGCATCAGACAGATCAAAACCGATGATCTGTTTCACAAATCTCACCCCGCGTGTAAGCAGCAGCGTAGATTCTTGAAAAAATTAAACCAAAAACAACAATTTAGACAATAACCTGGAGCTAATCAAGACCAAAACCTGCCCAATCCCTCTTttctttttgcgaaatacagaaggAAAAAAGGAGCAAAACCACGCTTTCAGTTTTCAGATCTCAGCCACGCTCAGTTCTCTTCTAAAAACATCAGACCAAGCCGATTTGCTGCTACGTACGTTGGATTGGACGAATTCAGCCAGCGTGCTGAAGAAAAGGGAGAGTTGAGCGGGGAATTTTGGGGGTTTTGGGGACTTACGCGCGTGACGATCAAATCAGTTGGGGCTGCTGGGCCTTCGATCGAGGGGCGACCTACTCAAGCCGAACGTGGTTGGATTGGAGCGGAGGAAGCCAGTGAGATCCAACCGCTCCGCCGGCCGGCTGGCTGACGATCTGCTTCAGAGTTCAACCCGCTGCTAGCTCCTCGCGCTTCCTCGGATCGTGGATGGCCGCGCGTGATCTCCGAGGAATTGCACCCAGCGAGTCCGGATGAGCCTGCTAGTTCATCGAGGTGGGGGATGAGTGGCCGGTCGCCGGTGCCTGGGGAGGGGACGACGGAGGGAAGAAAGGGGAAGAGACGAGTCCGTGTGGCGCAGCCGATGCCGATGGATGCACTCGGCAGCTGACAGTCGCCGCACCAGCTGGGTAGCATAGGAGGAGGACTGTGGCTGCTTCCTTCCTGGAGTAGCTTGCATGCCGAAAACGGAAAGTGAGACTGCTGGCGAGAAAGAAACGGACGTGTTACGGGCGGTATGGCCGTCTCAGTAAATCAAAGAGACCAGGAGGGGTGGGTGCGGGTAAgtgcgtgcgcgcgtgtgtgtgtgtgagagagacttTGAAACTTTAAAACTTTGAAATGTGATTTtttgattattattgtttttacaAATAACTTCATGGACCTTGAGCACCAGATGGCATTTCAGTTTAGCTAAATGACAGTCGACTGAATTTCAAATTGGGGTCAGTCGATTTCGAGAGTTCCCGAGAGTGAGCcgaagggaaggaaggagaaggaaggggctCGCCGCAGGGCTACCCCATTATTTATCTTAGGTTCCGGCGAGGGTGGGGCGGCGAGGCTAGAGGGATGGTTGGGGCCGGTGGTGGGGGTGGTTCCAGCGAGGGCAGGGCGGCGAGGCTGGGCGGGAGCGCCACCGGCCGCGGGTGGTGGTCgcaggcggttcggccggtggcccGGGCGGCAGTCTGGAGAAGAAGAAGAGCTGAAGGAAGAAGAGCCAGGGGCTGTTGGATGTGCATCGGACGTTCATAAATGATCGAGTGACCCCAATTCAAAAAACAACCGACTGACGTGTAGCCTAACCCATGGTATTTATGTCTTTAACATGCTTCTTAGGAGTGCTCGAGAATAGATTTCAATATAGACATATAATATATGAAATACATCGTAGTGAGTCGGGAGATGTGTTCAGCCGGTGCAATAGCTTGATCTAGAGGCAATCATTCTTGCAAGAAGATGCCTCCTCTGTGGCCCTGTTGATGGATTATATACTATGTGTGGCGTCCCGCTATTTCAGGATCCACATTTCTAGAAGCCTAGGCCGACCATACATGTAGGAGGAGACGTCTCTTCTGGTTAGTTTTTGCAATGATGATCTGGACCCTATAACGATGTGCAACAAGATGATGATCAGGCATGTCTTTTTGTGGCATGCTACAGAATTCACGCGTAATTTTCTAACCTTCTTTTAACATTGACGTTTGCTTTCTAGGCAATGGGACGGGGATTGGCTAGGCGTCATGATTGATCAGGCTCCCTCGAGCcatggatcattttttttctttcttgttgGCATGTTTATGTTGTTGCCCCAacatatttatttttccttttcgcTTTTCCTGCACTTAAACTTGATAAATGGGCGTGTGGTTTGCTTTATACAAAGCAGGAGTAAAACCTGTTTAGAGTAATTTAAATCAATATATTTCTAGAGGATATTTTAGTGGACAGAgactttttttcttttagaaaaatGCACTGGTATGTATGTGCCCTAAAACTTAGTACCATTTTTTTCTGGGAAAAAACTTAGTAGCATTAACTAGAGCTTGTAAGTTTTTCTTTATGGCGTCCACAGAAAAAGTCATTCCATTGTGATGTAGCCATTGCATGCAGATGTGGCGTGGTGATTGATTTATTGGTTACGACGTGTCGGAGGCGAGAGTGCCATCGGGTGGGTGTGCAAGATCGATCGGCCGGCCGTTTCTGGCATGCGTGTCCTacgacaacacacacacacacacacacacacacacacacacacacacacacaagcacacccaccttttttttttgcggaaaaagaGCACGCACACAATTAAGCAACTGCCTCACGGTCCTAAAACATATACTAAGCACCTAGCTCACAATAATGCTAGTACGTGCACGTTAAGTACTAGTGTCTTGTGCTAGTGCGTGTTACTCTTTTGGGTTAAGTAGCTCTCATTTGATTAGCCTATAACCTTGCCGTGTAACCTCTTGGTCTAATTAAGCACTAATCTTTCCGGTACACTTTTCCGGTGCTTATTATTCTTTGAGCTCTCAAGTCAAGATTTGAGtattgttggactagttccagtctGTTTTGACAGGCATATTTTGTTTCCGCTGCGTATTCCTCTATTCCGAGCATCATAGTTTTTCCGTAACTATCATGCAAAATTGAAGAGGTTAAATTTTTCAAGGTCGTCATTCAACCCCCCTTCTGACTCCCGGCATTCGGTcctacaattggcatcagagcccggTCGGCTCATCTGTAGCCTTAATCAGCTCTTGAGCCATGGAGTCATTTGCGAACCCGTCGCGTCCTCCGCTGTTCTCTGGGAGTGACTGGCCGTTTTGGAAGTCTCGGATGAAAACATTTCTTGAAGCTCAAAGCTATGCAATATGGCAAATTGTTGTGCGAGATTTTGCAATACCTGCTCGTGTTGGTCCTGAGAATATAGTTGATGTTGAAAATAATTCCAAAGCTATTAACATTCTCTTGTCAGGTTTGGATAGGAGAGAGCATGAGCGTGTTGCACACCTAGACACATCCCACAAAATTTGGTCCACTCTCATCACTTACCACGAGGGCACTAGTGAGATTAAGACAGCTCGTCAGGACATTTACAAAGCCGAGTACAACAAATTTGAGCAGTTACCTAGTGAGTCTCTAGAGGACATGTTTGGTAGGTTTGAGGTCATAGTTGGGAAATTGAGGGGTGTTGGGGTTGTGTACACTGAGTCTGAGAAAGCTAGACACATCCTAAACTCTCTTGACCCAATCTATGAGATGAGAAAGATCGCGATTCAAGAGTCCCATAAACCTGATGAGCTCACTGTAGACATGTTGTTCTCCAAGCTTAAAACTCACCAAATAGCCAGTGAAGGTAGAAACCCACCTAGGAACAAGACTCTTGCACTAGTTGGTAGTGAATGCCAAACTGCACATGGTCCCTCTAGTGTTTCTGAGTCTGGCAGTGGTCTTTCTTCTGGTTTTTCATTTGCTTGTTTGGTTTCAGTCTCTGATGAACAACTTGAATCTTTTCCTGAGGATGATCTTGCTCTTTTTGTCCGCCGTTTTTCCCGAGCTTATAAAAACGTGAGAGAAAGGAAAGGCAAACACACAAAAATCTGTTTTGAGTGTGGTGTGCAGGGGCACTACAGGTCTGATTGTCCAAATTTCAAAGATTATGGTGAAAATAGTGGTGGCAAGAACAACTACAGCAAGAAGTTGTTCTCTCATCATGAAACCAAGTTCCGGCCAAAGGCTGAGAAGCATCTTCAAAAGATGGTTGCTGCAATCGCTTCGGGTCTACAATCTGCAGTAGATTTAAGTGACATCGACTCTGACCAGAGTGGTGAGGATGATCCTCCTTCTCCCAAAGGGAAGGATACAAAGAAGAAGAAGGCTGATCGGCTCACTGGCATGTGTTTTATGGCTCATGAGGCTGATGAGGAGAACGACAACACGGATGAGGTACAAATGTCTTATGATGAATTATATGCTGAGTATGTGAAAGTTGAAAATCTGTTTTTAACGCAAGCAAAAGTCCTTAAAAAATGCACGCGCACCATAAATGATAATCTTGCTCAAATTGATTCTCTCACACTAGAAATAACTACTCTGAAGGATGCTACTGCTAGTGTGCCTTCTCATGATATTGATGATTGTGCTGGATGTGATGTGTTGCGTGCTGAATTAGAACTTGCTAGGAATACTCATGCTAGTATGTCACAACTGCTTGAATCTGCTAGAAATGAACTTGCTGATGTTAAATTGAGCCCTTGCTCCCTTTGTGTTGAAAATACACCTATGTCTGTTCCTAAAGTTGCAGACTGTGCCTGCCCAAACTGTGATAAATTAAATGCTAGAATTAAGAATCTCGAACATACACTTTTTGATGCAGAGAATCCTCCCTCTTGTTTGAAGTGCAAATACTTTGATGATAGAGTTAAAAAGTTGAATCAAATGATCCTAGATGTGCGTGCTCCTGGAAATTGTGTAAATTATCCTAAACTCGAAGAAGAAGTTGAGGAACTAGGAGCTCATCTCAGTGAAATCTATAAGAAATATGATCTTGTTAAAGCTTCAAATTCAAAGAAACCTACTGATTCTTGTGATGCTTCTTCTAGTTCTGTTACTACTTGTACTTTCTGTACCATACTTGAGAATGATCTTGTTGCTATGCATGAAGCATTTCGGGTCAGGTTTGGCAAGGGTGTAGCAAATCCTGTGAGTGTAGATTGTGTCTCTTGTGAGGGATTAAAACTTGAGATTCAGGCCTACAAGGATAGATATGGGAGAGCTGTGAGGGTGTCCTCCTTAAAAGAGTGTTTATCGTGTGCTTCCTATGCAAAAGAAGTAGCTTACCTCAAGACGATCCTAGAAAAGCTCTCAAGTGGTGAGAAAAGATTAAACATGATTTTAGACAAGTTAAAGGTGAGTAAAGGTCTAGGTCTTGGTTTTGACTTCGTGGAAGATTCTAGGAACAACCCTCCAGAACCCATAGGCATTCGAAGTGATGGAGCTATCTTGGTCCATGAGGATGAGAGAGCGACAGTTTTTCAGTCTGGGGGGACTTTTGCCCACGAGTCCAAATGACAAGGGTACTTCTCCTTCCACTGGTTCTCGTGCTGAAAAAGAGAGAATAGTTTACCAGTGCACCTATTGCCACAAGTCTAGACACCTTGCTGAGTTTTGCTTCAAAAAACTTAGAGATGAACGTAGATCTCGTGTTCGTGCACTTAGGGGCATGCAACGACAGGCTCGTGCGCTGCATGTTTCTAACACACATGGTCAGAGTGAGTACCTGCATGGCTCGGGTAGGAGAGACTATTTTAAATCCAACGAGACCGCTTCTAGAGCCCGATTTACTAGGGGTAGAGGTCAACAAAATTGTAGGTATCAAGATGGCCTTGCATTGCATGCTAATAACACATGTATTTCTGCTCCTGCAAAGGGAGTGAGCCAGTACTGGATTAAAAAATGTTTACTTACTAATCCCAGTACTGAGTCACTTCGTTGTCGCTCTTTTGTGTAGGTTGGTTTTGAGGGTTTGGCAAACAAGTGGCTTATTGACTCTGGGTGTTCACGCCACATGACTGGTGATACTAAATGGTTCGCCTCCCTCTGCAAAGCGTCTGGTGATGAAAAGATCACTTTTGGGAATGATGCACAGGGTTGCATTGTGGCCAAAGGAACAGTGCGAGTCAACGAGAACTGTCTTCTCAAGGATGTAGCCCTTGTAAGTAAGTTGAGTTATAATTTGATTTCAGTTTCACAACTTCTTGATGAGGGTTTTGAGGTTCGTTTCAAGAAATCTGCTTCTCGTGTTCTTGACTCTACTGGTGATCTTGTCTTTGGTATTTCTCGTGTTGGTAAAATCTTTGGTGCTGATTTTGGAGTGCTTTTGTCCTCTGGTCCACGATGTTTTGTCGCCTCTTTGAACATGAGCGAGTTTCAGTTGTGGCATCGTCATTTGGGGCATGTTGGTTTTGATCATCTGACGCGAATTGGCAGCCTTGATCTTTTGTGAGGTTTGCCTAAGCTCAAAGCCACCAAGGATATTGTGTGTGCCCCATGCCGACATGGAAAGCAAGTCTCTGCTTCTCACCCTCCAATCAATCTGGTGAACACAACCAGACCCGCCCAATTGCTACATATGGACACAGTTGGTCCATCTCGGGTCCGGTCAGCTGGTGGGAAGTGGTACGTGCTTGTCATCGTAGATGATTTTTCTCGATACTCTTGGGTTTTCTTTATGGAGCATAAATCTGAAGCATTCAATCATTTTCATGATTTGGCTTTAAGGCTATTCAATGTATTTCCTGGTGAGATGAAAACTGTTCGTAGTGATAATGTTTTGGAGTTCAAAAATTCTTCCTTTGCTGATTTCCTTGCCGAGAGAGGAATTGAGCACCAATTTTCGTCCCCTcgcacgcctcaacaaaatggtgttgtggaAAGGAAAAATAGAActcttgtggagatggcaaggacCATGCTCGATGAATTTGGCACACCACGGCGTTATTGGGCTGAAGCCATTAGTATAGCTTGCTATGTGTCAAATCGTGTTTTTCTGCGGAGTTCTTTGAAAGTGACCTCTTATGAGTTGAGATTTGGTAGAAAGCCTAATATTTCTCATTTGCGAGTGTTTGGTTGCAAGTGTTTTATCCTCAAGAAGGGCCTTCTCGACAAGTTTGAGTCGCGCACCTCTGATGGTATCTTTCTTGGTTACCCTGCTCACATGAAGGGCTATCGTGTTTTAAATTTAGAATCTAACCTTGTGCTAGAGACTTGCGATGTAACTTTTGATGAGGCTAGCCCAGCTAGACCCGAGTTTTCAGGTACACCACAAGATTTCGAAACCTTATTCGTTGAAGAAGATAATGAGGATGGTGTGGGACAAGCCCCCATATCTCTTGCACCTGCTGCAGAACCTGCTACCACTTCTGTTCCAGTGGAAGATGGCCCTGTACCTAGTACTTCATCTACAACATCTGTACCCTCAACATCGATGACTCCTGATCCTACCTCCACTTCAGCTGAGGTAGAGGCTACCACGACTACTTCCTCACCTGCTTCTGATGTCCTTCAGGGATCTCTACGTCTTCATCATGCTCACCCACCAGATCTGATCATCGGCAACATCTCTGAGCTTACATTGCGCTCTAGGTCCACTCATTTCTCAGACTTTGCACATACTGCATTTGTTGCATCTTTTGAGCCCCGAGATGTTAGCCATGCATTAGAAGATGAAAACTGGATAAGGGCAATGCATGAGGAGTTAGAAAACTTTGAGAGGAACAAGGTCTGGCAACTTGTAAAACCCCCGTTTGACCAGAGTataaatgtcattggaaccaagtgggttttcaaaaataaacagggagagGGCGGCCaagttgttcgcaacaaggctcgccTAGTTGCTCAAGGTTATTCTCAAATTCAGGGTTTTGATTTTGATGAGACCTTTGCACCTGTTGCACGGTTGGAGGCGATACGTATTTTACTTGCTTACTCTGCTTCCAAGGGTTTTAAGTTAtttcaaatggatgtcaaaagtgcttttctaaatggtttCATTGATGAAGAAGTTTATGTAAAACAGCCCCCTGGTTTTGAAAATGACAAGCTCCCAAACCATGTCTATAAATTGcagaaagctctttatggtcttaagcaagccCCTAGAGCTTCAAAGGGTTTTTGATCAAGAAAGGTTTTAAAATGGGTGAAGCTGATAAGACCTTGTTCACTCTTAGGCATCATAATGAACTACTCTTAGTGCAAATTTACGtagatgatatcatctttggtggATTGTCTAATGTTCTTTGTGCTAAGTTTTCCAAAGACATGAGTGATGAAtttgagatgtccatgatgggtgagctgtcCTTCTTTCTTGGACTGCAAATCAAGCAAACAAAGCAGGGCACCTTTGTACATCAAGGCAAGTACACGAAGGACATGTTAAAGAAGTTTGGGATGAGCGATTCCAAGCCACTCCATACC
The sequence above is drawn from the Triticum aestivum cultivar Chinese Spring chromosome 7A, IWGSC CS RefSeq v2.1, whole genome shotgun sequence genome and encodes:
- the LOC123154402 gene encoding probable serine/threonine-protein kinase PBL7 isoform X2, with product MASCFPCLSARKKEVPRSAPANAHTSSIPGAVARTFSFKELAAATRNFSDACRIVGREDGLYKGFLKSINQVVAIKLQHAVDPGGSAEQDNTEFLALALMMSGLRHPNLVNLIGFCADGRHRILVHEYMPFGSLEDHLHGSSPGKAPLDWNTRMNIAAGVVRGLEYMHDKGVLYRCVKSSNILLGDGYRPKLSQYGLAEHDQLSAVAAITRGTWGTMAPETVMTGKLFPGSSVYGFGVVLLEMITGRRATDPPHDVEDRHLVTWVN
- the LOC123154402 gene encoding probable serine/threonine-protein kinase PBL7 isoform X1 → MASCFPCLSARKKEVPRSAPANAHTSSIPGAVARTFSFKELAAATRNFSDACRIVGREDGLYKGFLKSINQVVAIKLQHAVDPGGSAEQDNTEFLALALMMSGLRHPNLVNLIGFCADGRHRILVHEYMPFGSLEDHLHGSSPGKAPLDWNTRMNIAAGVVRGLEYMHDKGVLYRCVKSSNILLGDGYRPKLSQYGLAEHDQLSAVAAITRGTWGTMAPETVMTGKLFPGSSVYGFGVVLLEMITGRRATDPPHDVEDRHLVTWARTMLKDRSQFRRMADPALQGRYPSLDLQEALEVASVCIPQRSCHESAHRHRRHGSVSPRLRF